A DNA window from Ranitomeya imitator isolate aRanImi1 chromosome 2, aRanImi1.pri, whole genome shotgun sequence contains the following coding sequences:
- the C1GALT1C1 gene encoding C1GALT1-specific chaperone 1: protein MISEGGSFMRGMLIGGGFCLVVTLLGHIKLGHESASPHEHHHIQAPNKEDVLKLSHAERLDLSKSMQVYCIILVKPKDLSLWSAVINTWSKHCDRTDYYSSENVKVFESIVVDSSDMWTMMRKALQMAYEKHKKEYNWFFIAQPSTFAIIENLKYFVLKKNPLEPFYIGHTVKDGDLDYVDLAGGIVLSIGSVNRLIHVMNEPDKCPETGGLIWKVPGDKQLAMCLKYKGVVAENAEDSEGKNVFNTKSVGTLIKEAMANDPQKVVEGCCSDMAITFSGISPNHMQVMMYGVYRLRAYGHSFNDALVFLPPSNSDND, encoded by the coding sequence ATGATTTCCGAAGGCGGTTCGTTCATGCGGGGCATGTTGATAGGAGGTGGCTTTTGTCTGGTGGTGACTCTTCTCGGACACATTAAGTTGGGGCATGAATCTGCCTCCCCCCATGAGCACCATCACATCCAGGCACCTAACAAGGAGGACGTATTGAAGCTTTCACATGCAGAACGGTTGGACTTGAGTAAGAGCATGCAGGTCTACTGTATCATCCTTGTCAAGCCAAAAGACCTGAGCCTCTGGTCTGCCGTCATAAACACGTGGAGCAAGCACTGCGACCGGACTGACTATTACAGCTCGGAAAACGTTAAGGTCTTTGAATCCATCGTTGTTGACAGCAGCGACATGTGGACCATGATGAGAAAAGCCCTCCAGATGGCTTATGAGAAACATAAAAAGGAGTACAACTGGTTTTTCATTGCTCAACCCTCTACTTTTGCCATCATTGAAAACCTAAAGTACTTTGTCTTGAAGAAAAATCCTTTGGAGCCTTTCTACATTGGTCACACTGTAAAAGATGGAGACCTAGATTATGTGGATTTGGCGGGTGGCATTGTGCTCAGTATCGGGTCAGTAAATCGTCTTATCCATGTCATGAACGAGCCCGATAAGTGTCCAGAAACTGGTGGCCTCATATGGAAAGTTCCAGGAGATAAGCAGTTGGCCATGTGCCTGAAGTATAAGGGAGTAGTGGCCGAAAATGCAGAAGACTCCGAAGGCAAGAACGTCTTCAACACCAAATCTGTAGGGACCCTAATTAAAGAAGCCATGGCAAATGATCCTCAAAAGGTTGTTGAAGGCTGTTGCTCAGACATGGCGATCACATTCAGTGGCATATCTCCAAACCACATGCAGGTTATGATGTACGGTGTGTACAGGTTACGGGCGTACGGGCACAGCTTTAACGACGCACTAGTCTTCTTACCGCCTTCAAATTCCGATAACGACTGA